The following proteins are co-located in the Acidimicrobiia bacterium genome:
- a CDS encoding glycosyltransferase family 4 protein → MTIVEDPVLAESFEIVLLNTTRRSERKAGSLSLENIVHAVADAVRTFRAARHASIVHVQTALMPTLPLLRALALCGAARAGGAAVLCHVHSGRVNSGQAEAFSPGRVTRWLLTMLRITDAVLTVSDRGTETLQHLVPDTEVETVDNAVDVSRFDPVDPGGDPPRFLYVGTLSQRKGLGDLVSALRILGADFTRKWSFVVVGGSAEVGEEEADKIREAVAAAGYSDSLLGSLPQTEVRDQLGRADVFVLPSHWEGQPIAILEAMASGLPILSTTVGAIPDVVRNGVDGLLVDPHDPAALADGIRRLALDADLRRTLGASARERAEESFDTGNLRTRMADIYQRAIAAHR, encoded by the coding sequence ATGACGATCGTCGAGGACCCTGTCTTGGCCGAGAGCTTCGAAATCGTGTTGCTGAACACGACACGTCGATCCGAGCGCAAGGCCGGCTCCTTGTCGCTCGAGAACATCGTCCACGCCGTAGCGGACGCGGTCCGGACGTTCCGGGCGGCGCGACATGCCTCGATCGTCCACGTGCAGACTGCTCTGATGCCGACACTGCCCCTGCTCCGCGCGCTCGCGCTCTGCGGTGCAGCACGTGCCGGCGGTGCGGCGGTTCTGTGTCACGTTCATTCGGGACGTGTGAACTCGGGACAGGCGGAGGCATTCTCGCCGGGGCGAGTCACACGGTGGCTGCTCACGATGCTCCGAATCACCGACGCTGTCCTCACGGTCTCTGACCGGGGCACGGAAACCCTTCAACACCTCGTACCCGACACAGAGGTCGAGACCGTCGACAACGCTGTCGACGTGTCGCGCTTCGATCCCGTCGACCCGGGTGGAGACCCGCCTCGATTCCTCTATGTCGGTACGCTCAGCCAGCGTAAGGGACTGGGCGACCTCGTGTCCGCTCTCCGAATCCTCGGTGCCGACTTCACCCGCAAGTGGTCCTTCGTCGTTGTCGGCGGTTCGGCAGAGGTCGGAGAAGAGGAAGCTGACAAGATCAGAGAGGCCGTGGCGGCAGCCGGCTACTCCGACAGCCTCCTCGGCTCCCTGCCGCAGACCGAAGTTCGTGACCAGCTCGGTCGCGCGGATGTTTTCGTGCTGCCTTCCCACTGGGAAGGGCAGCCGATCGCGATTCTCGAGGCGATGGCCTCGGGACTTCCCATCCTCTCCACAACCGTCGGCGCGATCCCCGACGTCGTCCGCAACGGCGTCGACGGACTCCTGGTCGATCCGCACGACCCGGCAGCGCTGGCCGATGGCATTCGTCGTCTCGCGCTCGACGCCGATCTGCGGAGGACTCTCGGTGCCTCGGCGCGCGAACGGGCAGAAGAGTCGTTCGACACCGGCAACCTCCGCACGCGAATGGCTGACATCTACCAACGGGCGATCGCCGCACACCGATGA
- a CDS encoding O-antigen ligase family protein, whose protein sequence is MAVVGRLVFSEWRPARLPPRAWLPTVLFISWAWASGFWAYEFGAWVEGVGQIGLAASFFAAFAFFVRDEAQVQALLRTFVVGALAVAAIGIVQSSSGDRAIGLQGDGNLYAVYQVAAVPAAITLGRVSRSSHRMWWFVSVVPLVGSVLASDSRGALLATVLVLALSMYPIIRNPADGRRRLAAAFATVLILVAIAVTGAAFNDRLDPARIASDRASGRLDLWLVAWNTAQDHPELGLGAGNFKEQSVERLRTQPGVQLPNSHHLYDLDSIEVHNIYLETLVDYGVVGFLLFGSVIVGAGFGIRTGVRRVGQGTALDALGPMLVAYCTTAFFLSVVNSKLLWMIVGMAAAFQAVPRRQVSKVRVST, encoded by the coding sequence ATGGCGGTCGTCGGACGCCTTGTGTTCTCCGAGTGGCGTCCGGCTCGTCTCCCGCCCCGCGCATGGCTTCCGACGGTTCTCTTCATCTCCTGGGCGTGGGCGAGCGGCTTTTGGGCGTACGAGTTCGGCGCCTGGGTCGAGGGCGTGGGCCAGATCGGGCTGGCGGCTTCCTTTTTCGCCGCCTTCGCGTTCTTCGTCCGCGACGAAGCGCAGGTCCAGGCCCTCCTTCGGACATTCGTCGTCGGAGCGCTTGCGGTTGCCGCGATCGGCATTGTCCAGTCGTCCAGTGGCGACCGCGCCATCGGGCTCCAGGGTGACGGCAACCTCTATGCCGTCTACCAGGTCGCCGCTGTCCCGGCGGCCATCACTCTCGGGCGTGTGAGCCGATCGTCGCATCGTATGTGGTGGTTCGTTTCGGTTGTTCCTCTCGTTGGCTCTGTTCTTGCTTCGGACTCCCGCGGCGCGTTGCTCGCGACGGTTCTCGTTCTCGCTCTGTCGATGTACCCGATCATCAGGAATCCGGCAGACGGACGGCGCCGTCTCGCTGCAGCGTTCGCCACGGTGTTGATCCTGGTCGCCATCGCGGTGACGGGGGCCGCCTTCAACGACCGGTTGGATCCGGCGCGGATCGCAAGCGACCGTGCAAGCGGCAGGCTCGACCTGTGGCTCGTGGCGTGGAATACGGCGCAGGATCACCCTGAGTTGGGGTTGGGAGCGGGTAACTTCAAGGAGCAGAGCGTCGAGCGGCTACGGACGCAGCCGGGGGTTCAGCTTCCGAACAGTCATCATCTGTATGACCTTGACAGCATCGAAGTGCACAACATCTATCTGGAGACTCTGGTGGACTACGGCGTGGTCGGCTTTCTTCTCTTCGGCTCCGTGATCGTCGGTGCCGGGTTCGGTATCCGCACCGGTGTTCGCAGGGTCGGACAGGGGACGGCACTCGATGCGCTCGGCCCGATGCTCGTCGCCTACTGCACCACGGCCTTCTTCCTCTCGGTTGTCAACAGCAAGTTGCTCTGGATGATCGTGGGAATGGCCGCTGCGTTCCAGGCCGTACCCCGGCGGCAGGTGTCGAAGGTCAGGGTTTCGACATGA
- a CDS encoding glycosyltransferase family 4 protein, which produces MDALPGVPDDILRDPRCLVFVGTLDYAPNIEAARSLCREILPRVREKVPAAHVVLAGRRPGPEVAELAGDHVTVHGDVESVNDVFAAAGVAVYPGTTGRGTKNTVLEALAAGCPVVATRESVRGLASGHPVVTASTPADLGAEIASLIRNDRRRSDLSRSGSAFVDSLPGWDDAAARYADVFTSASEPGD; this is translated from the coding sequence GTGGATGCACTGCCCGGTGTGCCCGACGACATTCTCCGCGACCCCCGCTGTCTCGTGTTCGTCGGAACGCTCGACTACGCGCCGAACATCGAAGCCGCACGAAGCCTGTGTCGCGAGATCCTTCCCCGCGTCCGCGAGAAGGTACCGGCGGCCCACGTTGTTCTCGCGGGCCGGAGACCCGGCCCTGAGGTCGCAGAACTAGCCGGTGACCACGTCACGGTCCACGGAGACGTCGAATCCGTCAACGACGTCTTCGCTGCGGCTGGCGTCGCCGTTTACCCGGGAACAACCGGGCGAGGGACGAAGAACACGGTCCTCGAGGCCCTGGCAGCGGGATGCCCCGTCGTGGCGACGCGCGAGTCCGTCCGGGGTCTGGCATCGGGGCACCCCGTTGTCACCGCGTCCACCCCTGCCGACCTCGGAGCGGAGATCGCATCGCTCATCCGCAACGATCGCCGCCGAAGCGATCTCTCCCGCTCGGGGTCGGCGTTCGTGGATTCCCTGCCGGGCTGGGACGACGCGGCGGCCCGCTATGCCGACGTCTTCACATCAGCATCTGAACCCGGCGACTGA
- a CDS encoding glycosyltransferase family 2 protein produces MDEPPSNGPNGRTEPDADRSMPTDRPVATVVIPARNEEAWIGACLDSIVSQDERRLQILVVDGASTDRTPEIVKEYSARDGRVTLLSNPDRIIPRSLNIALREASAPWLVRVDAHASIPSDYVGRAVDHLRSGRWGGVGGRKDGVGVTPAGRAIAAAMASPFGVGNSTYHYGSEATTVEHIPFGAYPVDLARRLGGWDERLRVNQDFEFDYRVRLAGGELLFDPDLRIQWFCRQSVPELFRQYRRYGEGKVSVAVLHPLSLRLRHLAAPALVFSWAVSALLARRHPAWAATLVAPYAGALAVATQRTARTLADPQDRKWVAPAFAAMHTGWGVGFWRGVARVARSRARGLRQSPGSDADVKTSA; encoded by the coding sequence GTGGACGAACCTCCGTCGAACGGACCGAACGGCCGCACGGAACCGGATGCCGACCGCTCGATGCCGACGGATCGACCTGTCGCCACCGTCGTGATTCCGGCACGCAACGAGGAAGCCTGGATCGGAGCGTGCCTCGACTCGATTGTCAGCCAGGACGAAAGGCGTCTTCAGATTCTCGTCGTCGACGGTGCATCCACTGATCGAACACCCGAGATCGTGAAGGAGTACTCAGCTCGCGACGGCCGGGTCACGCTGCTCTCGAATCCCGACAGGATCATCCCGCGGTCTCTCAACATTGCGCTTCGGGAGGCGTCGGCCCCCTGGTTGGTGCGAGTCGATGCGCACGCAAGCATCCCCTCCGACTACGTGGGGCGAGCCGTCGATCATCTCCGTTCGGGACGGTGGGGAGGTGTGGGTGGCCGAAAGGACGGAGTCGGCGTCACGCCGGCCGGTCGCGCGATCGCAGCTGCGATGGCCTCGCCATTCGGTGTCGGGAACTCCACCTATCACTACGGATCGGAGGCGACAACGGTCGAGCACATTCCGTTCGGCGCCTATCCCGTCGACCTCGCCCGTCGACTCGGCGGCTGGGACGAGCGACTCAGGGTGAATCAGGACTTCGAGTTCGACTACCGGGTCCGGCTCGCCGGCGGGGAACTGCTCTTCGATCCGGACCTGCGAATCCAGTGGTTCTGCCGCCAGTCCGTTCCGGAGCTGTTTCGACAGTACCGCCGGTACGGTGAGGGAAAGGTATCGGTGGCGGTCCTGCACCCCCTGTCGTTGCGATTGCGCCACCTCGCCGCCCCGGCACTCGTCTTTTCCTGGGCCGTCTCGGCCCTACTGGCGCGACGACACCCCGCGTGGGCGGCAACACTCGTGGCCCCCTACGCAGGCGCTCTCGCCGTCGCCACGCAGCGAACGGCGAGAACCCTGGCGGACCCACAGGATCGCAAGTGGGTCGCACCGGCGTTCGCTGCCATGCACACAGGGTGGGGCGTTGGATTCTGGCGGGGTGTTGCCCGGGTCGCTCGCAGTCGTGCCCGGGGTCTGCGTCAGTCGCCGGGTTCAGATGCTGATGTGAAGACGTCGGCATAG